The Spodoptera frugiperda isolate SF20-4 chromosome 25, AGI-APGP_CSIRO_Sfru_2.0, whole genome shotgun sequence genome includes the window GGAAAgacatttcaaagaaaatgaaCATAGAAAGtggtaagttttttatttaacatcagTCTAACACAACATATACCTATAGTTAAATCAATATCCAGTTTGCAGAGTCTAATGTAACTTACATTAGACTATGTATTATCCTATCagaatctaatacattttgcaCACGGTTATTTTGCCACGAAGTTGTTCCAATggaattaaaatattccttGAAATATTCTCTCACAAGAAAGCCGTCTTCAAAATCTGCTGAGTTTTGTCCAGATACCTCGGAGTAATTGCCTGACAAAACTGACTGTGAAGGCGCCTGTTCGATTTCATTGCGTAATACATAGTTATGTTGAACGCATGCAgcctttacaatttttttggcGGTACTTATTTTAACATCTAATGGCCTAAAAAAGATACGCCATTTGTGCACCAACATACCAAACGCACTTTCTACCATTCGGCGTGCTCTGCTCAgtctataattaaatattaactgATCTTTATCCAACCTTTCATGATCAGGATATGGTTTTAATAAATGTGTCATCAACGGAAATGCACAGTCACCAATAAAAACATAAGGCTGAGGCAAACCTCCTTCATATAGGGGTCCATCTGCGGGTAATCTCGATTCATTGTTTTGCAACGCATTGTAGAAATTACTATCTTTGAATATTCCGCTGTCACTGTATCTGCCCATTGATCCAACATCGATCATTATAAATCTTACATGGGCATCAGCAATTGCTAACAGTACAatcgaaaatgtttttttgtagTTAAAGTACTGTGATCCTGACTTACGGGGCGAAAAAATTACCACGTGCTTGCCATCAATTGCACCAAGGCAATTATTGAAATTCCACAAATCATAAAAGTCTTTTGCTATAACTTTCCATTCGGGTTCAGTAGGGAGTTTCATTACTTTTGGCTGCAACTTGATCCATAAAGATTCACATACTACTGGTATTATTTCGGAGAGAGTAGAACGGCCTATTCTATAGCTTTTTGACAATGCTGTATATGTAGTTCCGGTTATaagatatctaaaaataaataaaaatatcaaataatattagttaataacatttgtaaattaattttgatgtggtgtgttataattatttgttttatttacaggtACACAGGCAAAATTAAAATGGAAGAATTTGCGAGACACGCAccgtgaaaaaataaaaaaaatcaagaagaCAACAAGTGGACAatcacaaagaaaaataaaaccatgGAAGTACATGAGTCACATGGAGTTTTTGCTTCCATATATGACAAATGGGGAACGCGATACAAATGTTCCACCACATCCTGATATTTCGACAAGTTTCGAGGAAGCAACTAATACAGATTCAGCAGATACAGCtccaaaaataatgaaaaaagatgaaataattaataatgacgacgatttattaaattttttaaaggATATGGATGAAAATCGAGCTAAACGAACTGCGCAGAGGGATGAGTTGCGTAAAGAAGTACTAACATCAAGTGATCCTTTAAAAGCTTTTTTTGATTCAATGTATCATAGTACAAAGCAGATGCCGGAGTATTATCAAAGaaccataaaaagaaaattatttaaattggtaATGGATGCTGAAGACAATATTGCCAATAGTAACTATTCATATACCGGTTTCTACCCAAACGATTATTCTTACAACTCTCGCCCTTCTACGAGTCAGACAAATTTTTCTTCTGGACACGATTGTGCCTCACCTGAACCCGGCTGGTGTGCAGCAAATTGGAATTGGAGTACATACTACTCGTAGCCAAAACGAAGAGATCCAAGATTCAATTTCTGCCGCTGAAATAACTCCAAGCGATGGAGCCTTACCTTAATGTAATGACGAGACACTCTCTTGTACCAATAGCTTCtctataatttgtattttcttttttaatgtcatcTTCTATTAAACTATGCAAATATTCAAACTCGTCTCTTGTCATTCTAAAATATGTGCGAAAGCCATGATTTGTTAATTCATAGAATAGTTTGAATTCACTGCAttcttttctaaaataattaatcttttCCATCcatattcttctttttttcttaattttttccttACGTTTATTCAGAATTGCCGCAGCCACTACATAAATCCTATCATAgaattcatcatcatcgtcgtcTGAACTAGATAACAATGATAATTCAAACGAATTTTCGATATTCGTATGTACTGTCGAATTCTTTTGGtaatacttattttcttttcGCATTGATATACTTTTCGTTTAAATTGGCTCTTCGTTTTCGCTCTTTTCTAGGCTGGTCTtatacttttctttttcttccgcGCTCATTCTCACGATTTCATTGTGGTTGTTTGATACAGTTTAAAATGCTTGATTGATTATTATCATTTTCAGTCAGTTGTGTTTCAGACATATCTATGCAATCTTGAACAACGTTATCAGTATTAGAAGTTGAAGCTACtaccataaaacattttttttttttttttttgaggggggaaaatcatccaatgacttttctcgccttgggcgaggcgagagggagtgtcagactcttactgactaaaaaccaccccgttccttctcctgcttttcgagccggagccccggtaaacccgctaggtagtccgcagctccggatcaggcatcagccctattgggccccatctgtggtggtctgatggctctttgaggcgcgcgcggaacgcgacgcgccgcacgcacgggtctggttctgttcgggcggtgagctacccttgctcgccgtccgcaggcccgcacttacggtggccggagatcgtctcgggatcccctacgcccggagtgtctttcgcgacggctggggcgtgaggaggtttgttctctcacgcgccccgcctcctccttagctagcatgactgcttcgcagaaggaggagacggcatcccagtccctctcgctccgcaccatggcctgaaccagtgccgggcgcgagaggtcgccgtcgccgaccacatccctgaggacttggcggtgctcagcccacgcagggcacaccgccaccgtatgttctaccgtgtcctccgggcggtcctcacagtgatgacacccgggcgtttcctcccgcccaataaggaacaggaacctaccgaaactcccatgtccggtaagcacctgcgttaggcggtaggtgaggacgccgtggcgcctctctagccactcctcaaagaggggacttaccgctgcgatgacagcgagcccagccctcggttgcgacagtcgttgctgccattccgccatgagatcgcgccggagctcgtcccgccacacACTTATCTGGCGCGGCaatggagtttcgccccggcgacacgcgtcggcgcgcagactgaagacgcgcgcgagcaccttcgcctccaaatcccacggcggtaatccggcaaggaggttcgccgcctccccggagatcgtgcgatatccacgaatcacccggatggccatgaccctctgagacgtgagcagcgcccgagctggccgccgcatcaggttcggcgcccacacaggggcgccgtagagggccatggaccgcacgatccccgcgtacaacctccggcaggaggcatttggccccccgaggtttggcaggagccgcttaagcgcagcccccgtccgctccaacttaggagccaaacgtcggaagtgttccacgaagttccaccgactgtcgaggacgagtcctagatacttcatcgtcgtctcgacgccgatggaaactcctcccgccgttatttgggacccacccggaggtggcgcgttcccgcggccatgaaagcacatggcctcggacttgtggagcgccacctcgagtcccaattgccggatcctgtcaacaactgtcgcaaccgctctcgccattaagttggtcgccgcctggtgcgacctcccgtgcgctaacactagcgtatcgtcggcgtaacatattacgccgacgccgttcgggaggtcggtgcgcagcacccagtcgtaaccgatatcccacaggagcggccccaaaaccgaaccctgtggaacaccgcgcgacatctctcgccgtttccattcgccctggtgaccggggtatatgacatacctgtctgtcaggtaggcctcgattatatgacggaggtaggtaggaacccggtgataccggagtgcctccagtatgcagctccagggtagggagttgaaggcgttggcgatgtccaaagacaccgctaCAACGACCtgacccctggacactgcagtccccgtcgtgaggtcccttacgcgcatgatggcgtccaccgtggagcgccctctgcggaagccgaactggccatccgcgaggtccggcccagatccggacaagtgcgcgacgaggcggttcgaaattatcctttcgaagactttacTACcataaaacatggcaactttaccatattttagaacaaaaaaataaatatatttttaaccataagacgcatagaaaccaaaactttatatttataattgtagTATATCTAGCTCACTTCATCGTAATCGTCattttatacaaacacttattttagccgtagtaaagaaaaaacaacaaaagataCCAtttttttggcaactttacctacgcgccgtattcatcgtgtattgcatattaaagagttgttgaggtaaaGAGGGCATCATCTAGGActtcttcgtattataatgcaaacaatatgaggaaatctataaagataacggctacacagacagtaggtaggcctcggcctcgaattttgcgggcagcggggcggcggcggcggcggcgcgggagcggggcggcggcggcggcggacccgttctcgaaactagcgggcagatcgcgcggcactacagcggtgtagtgttgtgttcgtggttgtgttgtcgagatatttgtttttattagcgaacgaaatgtGTGAAAAACGGCGACaacatctttttgattcaaatttattcctaacgctcgattttctgtgggcaaaagaagaagtgGATACCTGCTATAGggcaagaaaaataaatggcgagctttatcgaaattatgaaaaactaagacaaaatcccgacaaattctacaaCTACACCaaaatgagtgtagaaacttttgactatattcttgaaactatcaagagtgatttagAGTCTAgaattaatttttcttctatttttatggttcacatctttgctgttccatatgggtgtcctctcaaagattgccgaaatcatttgctcttgcaatGTAGGtgcacaacactatactacaatgcagacgcgcaacgcgggcggtcaccgcttgactggagtgcaccgctcgttgcccgctcccgcgccgctccgccgccgctgtgttcgaaaaccggtccatttgattatacgcataagatcctgccgctcccgcgccgccgccgccgccgccccgctgcccgcaaaattcgaggccgaggccgtaaagttgccacgggtttcatgttaatttacatacaaataatttgttacgatTGGGATTGTCAAAAAAGgagatatttttatgacatgtatatttaaaaaaaaataaaccttaaacctaaagtaaaaaaaaaaacgcacaaatttttAACATATATATTGTTCCCTTTCAACTAAATTAAgatctaaaattttaagtatttatgtttaaaattgtaaataaataaattaaaaaaagtaaaaaacccgactgcataaaaaaacactttaaataaaaactgaaaagtaaataaacaagcttagtctaaaagtgtagatagcaatgctattaccacaaaattaaataatttcataaacaatacacaaaaaataataatgttatgcgaaacataattgagtgcaacagtcgggacccatattgaatgattttaatctagtttatttaatgggtcccgactgttacactcaattatgtttcgcataagattattattttttgtgtaaatgtaaaaaaatactatgtgcaattaggttctttattatccaaactaaatactcgtatagtatttagtttggataataaagaacctaattgcacatagtatttttttttctatatgtcagtgatataccattttggaatcctcatgatgagctctttaatttgatacccatattgtagcaaataaaaaaaattttttttttacttctatctagggcgcctcacggccgccatgttggtatttgttttacgtcacatatctaagaacacttgggtaattaagacgaatccaacgatgccctgattgtcgaaatccatcaagccgtctcgaagaaatgaggtaataaagaatattaggctcatacatacaagatacgcgcgaaaaacataacccttccttggcagtcgggtaaaaaaggctacaaaataaagtttcatcttttgactttttaattttttgacttcactatctccatagctaattttaacatcacttccgtataatttttacatcgtctagctccgagttttctgcggttttgtttcatgggagccattttggctttaaaacaaaaggtattattaaatacattataacttatcatccaggatattcactattatgctgtgaaatttaggtattcgaaaatggttacatacacaacCCTAACTGTaagtaaagttgccacaaagcagtcAGTGGCAACTTTatctaacctgtgtcaacattatcgaagcgattatttatcaataaattaagaaaaagcaattgctgaaattacaacagtaatcccaactataatatacatacaagatcaaaatttcactcacctgtgacaaataattaaggctctgtaagcacaatttagcaacaactaacttttagcacattttcacgtactacactgtgacggccattactggcataatagctgTCTTGCGTCTATGCaaaatataggtttttttttagtaggtaaatatttccttataatgtctaaaaaatactactattacaaaacagaattagattgggtagatttttagataaatgagtttataccgaatacctattgTTAATTACCGAAGTAATTGTTGACCTAATATAGCTACTAATAGGGTTGAAATTAAACCACTATTTAGTGCTTGAACTGCTGGTTCGtatatttgaactattttaTCTCAACATGACCACACGACCTCATTGGAATGATCTATTTGGTCGCAACACGACGTCACGACTTTATATTTGAACTATTTGGTCGCAAGACGACATTACGACTATACGACGACTATGCATATAAAAAATTGCCCTCTTATGTAAATCCTTGACATACAATAACATACCGCCCACCAAGGACATTATTGACGGAATGTCCTTTACATGAATGaacttaaaattatgtaaaagtaaaattaacatCCTTTACAAAAAAGGTCATTGGGCGGAATCCGACCCGGTCGCGGACACGAATGAAAATGGTATCAAATGAAAGAGTATACATTCACCTATCCTTACAtaccattataattttattaatccatGGGAGAACAAAgttagaacaaaaaatatatttactattaaatattagTGATCGTTCTGTTAAATGGCTACTAAAGTGAATAAATATCAAGATCCATTATATgttttaaaccaaaaaatatgtatgattcaatcttaatattttatctttaaatattttaaatataaggtTACCAAATCTGTTAAAAAcccttttataataataataattacgataGATTTGAAAATGGATGACTGACACGTAAAATCACTATGGTAACCATCCTGAAGGCGAAAATAATAGCGGCTTTTtagaaattattctttcaataaTTCATCTATTTAAgtgtatttatataatataaatatctaagtTTATTTGAAATGGATAGACAAAATAATTGTGAAGTGTGTGCCAGATCTGTGTTACGACGCAGAAAACACATACTCACAGAAATCTTTTTAGAAAGATATCGGAGTCACGCAGAGTTATTATTACAAGAACTAATACCACGCGAGGTAAGTTCTGTATTTACATGCTTTATCGGCTTTATCactgggccggacctcgcgaaAGGCCAATTCGGCTTCcacagagggcgctccacgatAGACACGATCATGTGCGTAAAGGACTTCACGACGGGGAATACAGTGTCTGTCGTGGCGGTATCTCTGGACATTCAAATCTCTAACCTGGAAGGCATATTGaaggcactccggtaccaccgggtgcctacctaccttCGTCGTGTTATGTTATCGAGCCCTACCTGACGGACAGGTATGTTAcgtaccccggtcaccagggcgagtggaaccggcgagaggtgtcgcgcggtgttccacagggttcggttttagggccgctcctgtggaacatcggttactaCTGGGTGTTGCGCACCGACTTCCCGGACGGCGTCAGCGTAATCTATTACGCCGACAATaagctggtgctagcgcacgggatgTCCTACCAAGCGGTAGCCAACATAATaacgagagcggttgcgacagttgttgcaAGAATCCGGcaagtaagtgtctgacactccctcctctactctcacacacacactccagtaagagtctgttattgtgagtcaaccataaaagatagacataatGCTGtcatggaatattttttataaatgttaaggAGAATATTTCCAATTATTTCAGATACCTTTTGATGGTACAAAATCAATTTGTCATCCTTGCTGGCAAAGATTTGATCGCGCTGTGCACAATCAGCATGCCCCAAATATTCAAGATCATCAAGAAATGCCAGTCGAGGGTCAAGGTGCAATTACTATTCCTGGCTATTTACGTGCATCAAATACTGCACGACGCTGCATATTTCAAAACTGCAGAAATACTGTAACCCGAAGTGTACCTTTATATGCCAgattttatttactacataatcACAATTTATATATACCCGAACTAGCACGGGCTTGTCAGCCACATATAATGACAAATGACTGGGACATACTTGCAAATGGTCAGATAATACACGAAAACTTTAATAGTGCACACTTGCTAGACCTAATAAATCTGTACAAATGGGGATATGACCGTCGAAACCAAATGAATTTCGAAAATATTGATGAATTTGGTGATGACGAGCTGCATTTTTGGACATCTTTaactaaaattcaatttaattccATTTTACAACGAACTCCTTCTCTTGGTACAAGATCTGATTGCCCTGCCACCGTCTTAGGGATTTATTTGGTAAAAATAAGAACTGGCGAATCCGACGAACGCCTGGCATCTAAATTCAACATGTCTAGAAGAACATTTGAAAGGAAATTGCAAATAGCTAGACAATGCTTAAGTGAAGATTTTATGCCGTTATATTTAGGCTTGGACCATTTAACTAGAGCTGATGTAATTACTAGAAACCTTTCGATTCCAAGTCATATTTTTGGTGGTAATCAAAATGAAAAAGGAATTTTCGTCATGGATGGCACGTATTTATATGTGCAAAAAAGTTcgaattttttatttcagagaAAAACTTATAGTTTACATAAATTCAAAAACTTAGTTAAGCCTTTTCTGGTGGTTTGCACTGATGGCTATATAATAGACGTTGTGGGGCCATATCCAGCGACAACATCAGATGCCTCAATCCTGCGTCATCTGTTAGAAAGTGAAGAATCCCCGTGGCATTGGTTTTTAAGACctggtgatatttttattttagatcgcGGATTTCGTGATTCTATTTCCATAAGTGAAGAATGTGGGTATGTACCACATATGCCACCATCTAGAGGAAGGGGAGAACAATTGACGACGCCAGATGCCAACAAGTCAAGATTGATTACTATGTGTCGATGGGTAATCGAGGCCATAAATGGCCGTTTCAAgaaagattataaaatatttcgacACACGTACTTCAATGTAGCTATGCGAAATATGATGACGGACTTTAAAATAACTGCTGCTATCATCAACGCTATCAGACGTCCTTTTGAAGATAGTGCATATGTCGATCAGTTCATTAGCATTATAAATGATAGAATGGGTAGAGAAAACGAACTGGCGCAATTCGTTATAGAAAATAACATGAATAGACAAAGAGTTGCTTTCCTCCCATTAGATGGAAACAATCCAGATTATAGAGACTTCCCACAAATGACTTTGGAAGATCTTACATTATTCACCTTGGGCAGCTATCATTTAAGACTGGCTAGGTCTTACTGTAATGAGCACATGAGACCAAATGGTGTCTATTTAATAGAGCTCTATCGGCAACGAGAGctcttaaacaataaaatattattaagaggAAGAATTCAGTCGCGACATGTCAGAGCGCGACagtattatacctatattttaattaa containing:
- the LOC126912315 gene encoding uncharacterized protein LOC126912315, with amino-acid sequence MDRQNNCEVCARSVLRRRKHILTEIFLERYRSHAELLLQELIPREIPFDGTKSICHPCWQRFDRAVHNQHAPNIQDHQEMPVEGQGAITIPGYLRASNTARRCIFQNCRNTVTRSVPLYARFYLLHNHNLYIPELARACQPHIMTNDWDILANGQIIHENFNSAHLLDLINLYKWGYDRRNQMNFENIDEFGDDELHFWTSLTKIQFNSILQRTPSLGTRSDCPATVLGIYLVKIRTGESDERLASKFNMSRRTFERKLQIARQCLSEDFMPLYLGLDHLTRADVITRNLSIPSHIFGGNQNEKGIFVMDGTYLYVQKSSNFLFQRKTYSLHKFKNLVKPFLVVCTDGYIIDVVGPYPATTSDASILRHLLESEESPWHWFLRPGDIFILDRGFRDSISISEECGYVPHMPPSRGRGEQLTTPDANKSRLITMCRWVIEAINGRFKKDYKIFRHTYFNVAMRNMMTDFKITAAIINAIRRPFEDSAYVDQFISIINDRMGRENELAQFVIENNMNRQRVAFLPLDGNNPDYRDFPQMTLEDLTLFTLGSYHLRLARSYCNEHMRPNGVYLIELYRQRELLNNKILLRGRIQSRHVRARQYYTYILINPTIQGRQSVEDYYCSCIHGRRTVGSCAHIASIVYFLSWARHQEQIEAPAVFLDEIIAIDIDHAE